A single region of the Equus przewalskii isolate Varuska chromosome 26, EquPr2, whole genome shotgun sequence genome encodes:
- the GOLGA2 gene encoding golgin subfamily A member 2 isoform X12, with protein MALMWPRPYPPCPEMSEETRQMKLAAAKKKLKEYQQKNNLGPFEKKKKKIKNGSSSEITTSDGCHSPEDIQDILKVLVSDLNRSNGVALPSLDNWKSHDAENGPSPMDESISLSSTESLRQLSQQLNGLVNESTSYVNGEGLASSANIKNLESRYQELSVALDSSNLTNKQLSSKIEELKQQNQDILDQLEKEKNEFKQKLAKEQGALREQLQVHIQTIGILVSEKSDLHTALTHTQQAARQKAGELEDLASRLQSSRQRIGELERTLSAVSMQQKQADKYNKDLTKERDALKLELYKNNKNNEDLKQQNSELEEKLLVLLTKKDSMQLEVEELRKKLEMSELLLQQFSSPSEPRDSNQQLQQALEEQAQLQRQVEELKYLLKQLQVERDHYVVNLKEQNAFWQEKMKQMSEKLFELREEKECSMSQVQVLETSLAELRNQIAVPPPQEPPAGPSEVEQRLQAEAEQLQKEVKSLAGQLQAQVQDNESLSRLNQEQELRLLELQRAAESWDEQVEQHKRLLETMEGDRSTISRALSQNRELKSQLAELQDGFVRLTNDNMEITSALHSEQHVKNELAKKVGQLQEKLGDLKETVELKSQEAQSLQQQRDQYASHLQQYVAAYQQVACEKEELHKQVLVQTHIMDRLQHEEIQGQAAAETTRQELQETQERLEAANQQNQQLQAQLSLMAVPGEGDGLDGEEEEEEAPRPKLSMPEYLESQEAMVAFFNSALASAEEEQAQLRGQLKEQKQRCRRLAHLAASTQHELEKASAPGTRGDSVPGETHQALQVAMDKLQNRFTELMQEKVDLKDRVEELEHRCIQLSGETDTIGEYIALYQNQRAVLKERHREKEAYISRLARDKEEMKVKLLELQELVLRLVNERNEWYGKFVAAAQNPAGEAPAAPSAAQELGTVDSQNTAQDDLHEVSLADNVEPTQGEALLGQANPENLTAQQIMQLLREIQNPQEYPGLGNNPCIPFFYRADENDEVKVMVI; from the exons ATGGCGCTGATGTGGCCCCGCCCTTACCCTCCCTGTCCCGAGATGTCGGAAGAAACCCGACAGATGAAATTGGCCGCGgccaaaaaaaag TTGAAGGAATATCAGCAGAAGAACAACCTTGGTCCTTtcgaaaagaagaaaaagaagattaaaaatggCAGTAGCTCTGAGATAACCACTTCTGATGGTTGTCACTCTCCTGAGGAT ATTCAGGACATTCTGAAGGTGCTGGTGTCTGACCTTAACCGCTCCAATGGGGTAGCACTCCCCTCATTGGACAATTGGAAG AGCCATGATGCTGAAAATGGTCCTAGTCCCATGGATGAAAGCAT ATCCCTTTCATCTACCGAGAGCCTGCGCCAGCTTTCTCAGCAGCTCAACGGTCTTGTGAACGAG TCTACATCGTACGTCAATGGGGAGGGCCTAGCATCTTCTGCTAATATAAAGAATCTGGAG AGCCGGTACCAAGAGCTATCAGTAGCCCTGGACTCCAGCAAtctaacaaacaaacaactcagtAGCAAGATAGAGGAATTG AAACAGCAGAACCAGGACATTTTGGATCAACTAGAGAAA GAGAAGAACGAATTTAAGCAAAAGCTTGCGAAGGAGCAAGGAGCTCTAAGAGAGCAGCTGCAG GTTCACATTCAGACCATAGGGATTCTAGTGTCTGAGAAGTCAGATTTACATACCGCCCTGACTCATACTCAACAAGCAGCGAGACAGAAAGCAG GAGAGTTGGAGGATCTTGCTAGTCGTCTGCAGTCTTCCCGGCAGCGTATAGGGGAGCTAGAGCGgacactatctgctgtgtccatgcAGCAGAAACAGGCCGACAAG TACAACAAGGATTTAACCAAAGAGCGAGATGCCCTCAAGCTGGAGTTATACAAGAACAA CAAAAACAATGAGGACCTGAAGCAGCAGAACTCAGAATTGGAGGAGAAGCTTCTGGTCTTGTTGACAAAGAAGGACTCCATGCAGCTCGAGGTGGAGGAGCTCCGCAAGAAACTGGAGATGTCAGAGCTCCTACTGCAACAA TTTTCTAGTCCATCTGAACCCCGTGATAGCAACCAGCAGTTACAGCAGGCCCTGGAAGAGCAGGCACAGCTGCAGAGACAAGTGGAGGAG CTGAAGTATTTGCTAAAGCAACTGCAAGTGGAGAGAGACCACTATGTGGTGAATCTGAAAGAACAGAATGCCTTTTGGCAGGAGAAGATGAAGCAGATGTCAGAGAAG CTGTTCGAgttgagggaggagaaggagtgCAGCATGAGTCAGGTGCAGGTGCTGGAGACCAGCTTGGCCGAACTGAGGAACCAGATAG CTGTTCCCCCACCCCAGGAGCCCCCAGCAGGGCCATCTGAGGTGGAACAGCGGCTACAGGCAGAAGCTGAACAGCTTCAGAAGGAAGTGAAGAGCCTGGCAGGGCAGCTGCAGGCCCAAGTCCAGGACAACGAAAGCCTGAGTCGCCTGAATCAGGAGCAGGAGCTGCGGCTGCTGGAGCTGCAACGGGCGGCTGAGTCATGGGACGAGCAGGTGGAGCAGCATAAGCGGCTTCTGGAGACCATGGAGGGCGACCGCAGCACCATCAGCCGCGCTCTCTCCCAGAACCGCGAGCTCAAGTCGCAGCTGGCCGAGCTGCAGGATGGCTTCGTCAGGCTG ACCAATGATAATATGGAGATTACCAGTGCGCTGCACTCAGAGCAGCATGTCAAGAACGAGCTGGCCAAGAAGGTGGGCCAGCTACAGGAGAAGCTGGGAGACCTGAAGGAGACG GTGGAACTGAAGAGCCAGGAGGCTCAGAGTCTGCAGCAGCAGCGAGACCAGTATGCGAGCCACCTGCAGCAGTATGTGGCCGCCTATCAGCAGGTGGCCTGTGAGAAGGAGGAGCTCCACAAGCAGGTCCTGGTGCAGACCCACATCATGGACCGGCTGCAGCACGAGGAAATTCAGGGCCAGGCGGCGGCCGAGACCACCCGCCAAGAGTTGCAGGAGACCCAG GAGCGCCTAGAAGCTGCTAACCAGCAGAACCAGCAGCTACAGGCCCAGCTGAGCCTCATGGCTGTGCCTGGGGAAG GAGATGGACTGGATGgcgaagaggaggaggaggaggctccCCGGCCGAAGCTGAGCATGCCAGAGTACCTAGAGAGCCAAGAGGCCATG GTGGCATTTTTTAACTCGGCCTTAGCCAGTGCTGAGGAAGAGCAGGCACAGCTGCGCGGGCAGCTGAAGGAGCAAAAGCAGCGCTGCCGGCGCCTGGCTCACCTGGCAGCCTCAACCCAGCATGAGCTGGAGAAGGCCTCAGCCCCTGGGACCAGGGGCGACAGTGTGCCTGGGGAGACCCACCAGGCCCTTCAGGTGGCCATGGACAAGTTGCAG AACCGCTTTACAGAGCTGATGCAAGAGAAAGTGGATCTGAAGGATCGCGTGGAGGAGCTGGAGCATCGCTGTATCCAGCTGTCTGGAGAGACAGACACCATTG GAGAATACATTGCCCTCTACCAGAATCAGAGGGCAGTGCTGAAGGAGCGGCACCGGGAGAAGGAGGCATACATTAGCCGGCTGGCTCGGGACAAGGAGGAGATGAAG GTGAAGCTGCTGGAGCTACAGGAGCTGGTGTTACGCTTGGTGAATGAGCGTAATGAATGGTATGGCAAGTTTGTGGCAGCCGCCCAGAACCCTGCTGGTGAGGCCCCTGCAGCACCCTCAGCTGCCCAGGAGCTTGGCACTGTCGATAGCCAAAACACTGCTCAGGATG ATCTCCACGAGGTGAGCCTCGCCGACAATGTGGAGCCTACCCAGGGAGAGGCCCTGCTGGGCCAGGCTAACCCTGAGAACCTCACTGCGCAGCAGATCATGCAGCTGCTGCGTGAAATTCAGAATCCCCAGGAGTACCCAGGCTTGGGCAACAACCCCTGCATCCCCTTCTTCTACCGGGCCGATGAAAACGACGAAGTGAAGGTCATGGTGATCTGA
- the GOLGA2 gene encoding golgin subfamily A member 2 isoform X17, which produces MALMWPRPYPPCPEMSEETRQMKLAAAKKKIQDILKVLVSDLNRSNGVALPSLDNWKAPKDRATAASAPAVDTVSPDGVPSPSASHPHVTSMASVQSHDAENGPSPMDESISLSSTESLRQLSQQLNGLVNESTSYVNGEGLASSANIKNLEKQQNQDILDQLEKEKNEFKQKLAKEQGALREQLQVHIQTIGILVSEKSDLHTALTHTQQAARQKAGELEDLASRLQSSRQRIGELERTLSAVSMQQKQADKYNKDLTKERDALKLELYKNNKNNEDLKQQNSELEEKLLVLLTKKDSMQLEVEELRKKLEMSELLLQQFSSPSEPRDSNQQLQQALEEQAQLQRQVEELKYLLKQLQVERDHYVVNLKEQNAFWQEKMKQMSEKLFELREEKECSMSQVQVLETSLAELRNQIAVPPPQEPPAGPSEVEQRLQAEAEQLQKEVKSLAGQLQAQVQDNESLSRLNQEQELRLLELQRAAESWDEQVEQHKRLLETMEGDRSTISRALSQNRELKSQLAELQDGFVRLTNDNMEITSALHSEQHVKNELAKKVGQLQEKLGDLKETVELKSQEAQSLQQQRDQYASHLQQYVAAYQQVACEKEELHKQVLVQTHIMDRLQHEEIQGQAAAETTRQELQETQERLEAANQQNQQLQAQLSLMAVPGEGDGLDGEEEEEEAPRPKLSMPEYLESQEAMVAFFNSALASAEEEQAQLRGQLKEQKQRCRRLAHLAASTQHELEKASAPGTRGDSVPGETHQALQVAMDKLQNRFTELMQEKVDLKDRVEELEHRCIQLSGETDTIGEYIALYQNQRAVLKERHREKEAYISRLARDKEEMKVKLLELQELVLRLVNERNEWYGKFVAAAQNPAGEAPAAPSAAQELGTVDSQNTAQDDLHEVSLADNVEPTQGEALLGQANPENLTAQQIMQLLREIQNPQEYPGLGNNPCIPFFYRADENDEVKVMVI; this is translated from the exons ATGGCGCTGATGTGGCCCCGCCCTTACCCTCCCTGTCCCGAGATGTCGGAAGAAACCCGACAGATGAAATTGGCCGCGgccaaaaaaaag ATTCAGGACATTCTGAAGGTGCTGGTGTCTGACCTTAACCGCTCCAATGGGGTAGCACTCCCCTCATTGGACAATTGGAAG GCGCCCAAAGACCGCGCCACTGCTGCCTCAGCACCTGCTGTTGACACCGTGTCACCTGATGGTGTCCCTTCCCCCAGTGCTAGTCACCCCCATGTCACTAGCATGGCATCAGTTCAG AGCCATGATGCTGAAAATGGTCCTAGTCCCATGGATGAAAGCAT ATCCCTTTCATCTACCGAGAGCCTGCGCCAGCTTTCTCAGCAGCTCAACGGTCTTGTGAACGAG TCTACATCGTACGTCAATGGGGAGGGCCTAGCATCTTCTGCTAATATAAAGAATCTGGAG AAACAGCAGAACCAGGACATTTTGGATCAACTAGAGAAA GAGAAGAACGAATTTAAGCAAAAGCTTGCGAAGGAGCAAGGAGCTCTAAGAGAGCAGCTGCAG GTTCACATTCAGACCATAGGGATTCTAGTGTCTGAGAAGTCAGATTTACATACCGCCCTGACTCATACTCAACAAGCAGCGAGACAGAAAGCAG GAGAGTTGGAGGATCTTGCTAGTCGTCTGCAGTCTTCCCGGCAGCGTATAGGGGAGCTAGAGCGgacactatctgctgtgtccatgcAGCAGAAACAGGCCGACAAG TACAACAAGGATTTAACCAAAGAGCGAGATGCCCTCAAGCTGGAGTTATACAAGAACAA CAAAAACAATGAGGACCTGAAGCAGCAGAACTCAGAATTGGAGGAGAAGCTTCTGGTCTTGTTGACAAAGAAGGACTCCATGCAGCTCGAGGTGGAGGAGCTCCGCAAGAAACTGGAGATGTCAGAGCTCCTACTGCAACAA TTTTCTAGTCCATCTGAACCCCGTGATAGCAACCAGCAGTTACAGCAGGCCCTGGAAGAGCAGGCACAGCTGCAGAGACAAGTGGAGGAG CTGAAGTATTTGCTAAAGCAACTGCAAGTGGAGAGAGACCACTATGTGGTGAATCTGAAAGAACAGAATGCCTTTTGGCAGGAGAAGATGAAGCAGATGTCAGAGAAG CTGTTCGAgttgagggaggagaaggagtgCAGCATGAGTCAGGTGCAGGTGCTGGAGACCAGCTTGGCCGAACTGAGGAACCAGATAG CTGTTCCCCCACCCCAGGAGCCCCCAGCAGGGCCATCTGAGGTGGAACAGCGGCTACAGGCAGAAGCTGAACAGCTTCAGAAGGAAGTGAAGAGCCTGGCAGGGCAGCTGCAGGCCCAAGTCCAGGACAACGAAAGCCTGAGTCGCCTGAATCAGGAGCAGGAGCTGCGGCTGCTGGAGCTGCAACGGGCGGCTGAGTCATGGGACGAGCAGGTGGAGCAGCATAAGCGGCTTCTGGAGACCATGGAGGGCGACCGCAGCACCATCAGCCGCGCTCTCTCCCAGAACCGCGAGCTCAAGTCGCAGCTGGCCGAGCTGCAGGATGGCTTCGTCAGGCTG ACCAATGATAATATGGAGATTACCAGTGCGCTGCACTCAGAGCAGCATGTCAAGAACGAGCTGGCCAAGAAGGTGGGCCAGCTACAGGAGAAGCTGGGAGACCTGAAGGAGACG GTGGAACTGAAGAGCCAGGAGGCTCAGAGTCTGCAGCAGCAGCGAGACCAGTATGCGAGCCACCTGCAGCAGTATGTGGCCGCCTATCAGCAGGTGGCCTGTGAGAAGGAGGAGCTCCACAAGCAGGTCCTGGTGCAGACCCACATCATGGACCGGCTGCAGCACGAGGAAATTCAGGGCCAGGCGGCGGCCGAGACCACCCGCCAAGAGTTGCAGGAGACCCAG GAGCGCCTAGAAGCTGCTAACCAGCAGAACCAGCAGCTACAGGCCCAGCTGAGCCTCATGGCTGTGCCTGGGGAAG GAGATGGACTGGATGgcgaagaggaggaggaggaggctccCCGGCCGAAGCTGAGCATGCCAGAGTACCTAGAGAGCCAAGAGGCCATG GTGGCATTTTTTAACTCGGCCTTAGCCAGTGCTGAGGAAGAGCAGGCACAGCTGCGCGGGCAGCTGAAGGAGCAAAAGCAGCGCTGCCGGCGCCTGGCTCACCTGGCAGCCTCAACCCAGCATGAGCTGGAGAAGGCCTCAGCCCCTGGGACCAGGGGCGACAGTGTGCCTGGGGAGACCCACCAGGCCCTTCAGGTGGCCATGGACAAGTTGCAG AACCGCTTTACAGAGCTGATGCAAGAGAAAGTGGATCTGAAGGATCGCGTGGAGGAGCTGGAGCATCGCTGTATCCAGCTGTCTGGAGAGACAGACACCATTG GAGAATACATTGCCCTCTACCAGAATCAGAGGGCAGTGCTGAAGGAGCGGCACCGGGAGAAGGAGGCATACATTAGCCGGCTGGCTCGGGACAAGGAGGAGATGAAG GTGAAGCTGCTGGAGCTACAGGAGCTGGTGTTACGCTTGGTGAATGAGCGTAATGAATGGTATGGCAAGTTTGTGGCAGCCGCCCAGAACCCTGCTGGTGAGGCCCCTGCAGCACCCTCAGCTGCCCAGGAGCTTGGCACTGTCGATAGCCAAAACACTGCTCAGGATG ATCTCCACGAGGTGAGCCTCGCCGACAATGTGGAGCCTACCCAGGGAGAGGCCCTGCTGGGCCAGGCTAACCCTGAGAACCTCACTGCGCAGCAGATCATGCAGCTGCTGCGTGAAATTCAGAATCCCCAGGAGTACCCAGGCTTGGGCAACAACCCCTGCATCCCCTTCTTCTACCGGGCCGATGAAAACGACGAAGTGAAGGTCATGGTGATCTGA
- the GOLGA2 gene encoding golgin subfamily A member 2 isoform X1 — translation MALMWPRPYPPCPEMSEETRQMKLAAAKKKLREYQKKNHLGPFAKKKTKIKNGSSSEITTSDGCHSPEDLKEYQQKNNLGPFEKKKKKIKNGSSSEITTSDGCHSPEDIQDILKVLVSDLNRSNGVALPSLDNWKAPKDRATAASAPAVDTVSPDGVPSPSASHPHVTSMASVQSHDAENGPSPMDESISLSSTESLRQLSQQLNGLVNESTSYVNGEGLASSANIKNLESRYQELSVALDSSNLTNKQLSSKIEELKQQNQDILDQLEKEKNEFKQKLAKEQGALREQLQVHIQTIGILVSEKSDLHTALTHTQQAARQKAGELEDLASRLQSSRQRIGELERTLSAVSMQQKQADKYNKDLTKERDALKLELYKNNKNNEDLKQQNSELEEKLLVLLTKKDSMQLEVEELRKKLEMSELLLQQFSSPSEPRDSNQQLQQALEEQAQLQRQVEELKYLLKQLQVERDHYVVNLKEQNAFWQEKMKQMSEKLFELREEKECSMSQVQVLETSLAELRNQIAVPPPQEPPAGPSEVEQRLQAEAEQLQKEVKSLAGQLQAQVQDNESLSRLNQEQELRLLELQRAAESWDEQVEQHKRLLETMEGDRSTISRALSQNRELKSQLAELQDGFVRLTNDNMEITSALHSEQHVKNELAKKVGQLQEKLGDLKETVELKSQEAQSLQQQRDQYASHLQQYVAAYQQVACEKEELHKQVLVQTHIMDRLQHEEIQGQAAAETTRQELQETQERLEAANQQNQQLQAQLSLMAVPGEGDGLDGEEEEEEAPRPKLSMPEYLESQEAMVAFFNSALASAEEEQAQLRGQLKEQKQRCRRLAHLAASTQHELEKASAPGTRGDSVPGETHQALQVAMDKLQNRFTELMQEKVDLKDRVEELEHRCIQLSGETDTIGEYIALYQNQRAVLKERHREKEAYISRLARDKEEMKVKLLELQELVLRLVNERNEWYGKFVAAAQNPAGEAPAAPSAAQELGTVDSQNTAQDDLHEVSLADNVEPTQGEALLGQANPENLTAQQIMQLLREIQNPQEYPGLGNNPCIPFFYRADENDEVKVMVI, via the exons ATGGCGCTGATGTGGCCCCGCCCTTACCCTCCCTGTCCCGAGATGTCGGAAGAAACCCGACAGATGAAATTGGCCGCGgccaaaaaaaag TTGAGGGAATATCAGAAGAAGAACCACCTTGGTCCTTTCGCAAAGAAGAAAACGAAGATTAAAAATGGCAGTAGCTCTGAGATAACCACTTCTGATGGTTGTCACTCTCCTGAGGAT TTGAAGGAATATCAGCAGAAGAACAACCTTGGTCCTTtcgaaaagaagaaaaagaagattaaaaatggCAGTAGCTCTGAGATAACCACTTCTGATGGTTGTCACTCTCCTGAGGAT ATTCAGGACATTCTGAAGGTGCTGGTGTCTGACCTTAACCGCTCCAATGGGGTAGCACTCCCCTCATTGGACAATTGGAAG GCGCCCAAAGACCGCGCCACTGCTGCCTCAGCACCTGCTGTTGACACCGTGTCACCTGATGGTGTCCCTTCCCCCAGTGCTAGTCACCCCCATGTCACTAGCATGGCATCAGTTCAG AGCCATGATGCTGAAAATGGTCCTAGTCCCATGGATGAAAGCAT ATCCCTTTCATCTACCGAGAGCCTGCGCCAGCTTTCTCAGCAGCTCAACGGTCTTGTGAACGAG TCTACATCGTACGTCAATGGGGAGGGCCTAGCATCTTCTGCTAATATAAAGAATCTGGAG AGCCGGTACCAAGAGCTATCAGTAGCCCTGGACTCCAGCAAtctaacaaacaaacaactcagtAGCAAGATAGAGGAATTG AAACAGCAGAACCAGGACATTTTGGATCAACTAGAGAAA GAGAAGAACGAATTTAAGCAAAAGCTTGCGAAGGAGCAAGGAGCTCTAAGAGAGCAGCTGCAG GTTCACATTCAGACCATAGGGATTCTAGTGTCTGAGAAGTCAGATTTACATACCGCCCTGACTCATACTCAACAAGCAGCGAGACAGAAAGCAG GAGAGTTGGAGGATCTTGCTAGTCGTCTGCAGTCTTCCCGGCAGCGTATAGGGGAGCTAGAGCGgacactatctgctgtgtccatgcAGCAGAAACAGGCCGACAAG TACAACAAGGATTTAACCAAAGAGCGAGATGCCCTCAAGCTGGAGTTATACAAGAACAA CAAAAACAATGAGGACCTGAAGCAGCAGAACTCAGAATTGGAGGAGAAGCTTCTGGTCTTGTTGACAAAGAAGGACTCCATGCAGCTCGAGGTGGAGGAGCTCCGCAAGAAACTGGAGATGTCAGAGCTCCTACTGCAACAA TTTTCTAGTCCATCTGAACCCCGTGATAGCAACCAGCAGTTACAGCAGGCCCTGGAAGAGCAGGCACAGCTGCAGAGACAAGTGGAGGAG CTGAAGTATTTGCTAAAGCAACTGCAAGTGGAGAGAGACCACTATGTGGTGAATCTGAAAGAACAGAATGCCTTTTGGCAGGAGAAGATGAAGCAGATGTCAGAGAAG CTGTTCGAgttgagggaggagaaggagtgCAGCATGAGTCAGGTGCAGGTGCTGGAGACCAGCTTGGCCGAACTGAGGAACCAGATAG CTGTTCCCCCACCCCAGGAGCCCCCAGCAGGGCCATCTGAGGTGGAACAGCGGCTACAGGCAGAAGCTGAACAGCTTCAGAAGGAAGTGAAGAGCCTGGCAGGGCAGCTGCAGGCCCAAGTCCAGGACAACGAAAGCCTGAGTCGCCTGAATCAGGAGCAGGAGCTGCGGCTGCTGGAGCTGCAACGGGCGGCTGAGTCATGGGACGAGCAGGTGGAGCAGCATAAGCGGCTTCTGGAGACCATGGAGGGCGACCGCAGCACCATCAGCCGCGCTCTCTCCCAGAACCGCGAGCTCAAGTCGCAGCTGGCCGAGCTGCAGGATGGCTTCGTCAGGCTG ACCAATGATAATATGGAGATTACCAGTGCGCTGCACTCAGAGCAGCATGTCAAGAACGAGCTGGCCAAGAAGGTGGGCCAGCTACAGGAGAAGCTGGGAGACCTGAAGGAGACG GTGGAACTGAAGAGCCAGGAGGCTCAGAGTCTGCAGCAGCAGCGAGACCAGTATGCGAGCCACCTGCAGCAGTATGTGGCCGCCTATCAGCAGGTGGCCTGTGAGAAGGAGGAGCTCCACAAGCAGGTCCTGGTGCAGACCCACATCATGGACCGGCTGCAGCACGAGGAAATTCAGGGCCAGGCGGCGGCCGAGACCACCCGCCAAGAGTTGCAGGAGACCCAG GAGCGCCTAGAAGCTGCTAACCAGCAGAACCAGCAGCTACAGGCCCAGCTGAGCCTCATGGCTGTGCCTGGGGAAG GAGATGGACTGGATGgcgaagaggaggaggaggaggctccCCGGCCGAAGCTGAGCATGCCAGAGTACCTAGAGAGCCAAGAGGCCATG GTGGCATTTTTTAACTCGGCCTTAGCCAGTGCTGAGGAAGAGCAGGCACAGCTGCGCGGGCAGCTGAAGGAGCAAAAGCAGCGCTGCCGGCGCCTGGCTCACCTGGCAGCCTCAACCCAGCATGAGCTGGAGAAGGCCTCAGCCCCTGGGACCAGGGGCGACAGTGTGCCTGGGGAGACCCACCAGGCCCTTCAGGTGGCCATGGACAAGTTGCAG AACCGCTTTACAGAGCTGATGCAAGAGAAAGTGGATCTGAAGGATCGCGTGGAGGAGCTGGAGCATCGCTGTATCCAGCTGTCTGGAGAGACAGACACCATTG GAGAATACATTGCCCTCTACCAGAATCAGAGGGCAGTGCTGAAGGAGCGGCACCGGGAGAAGGAGGCATACATTAGCCGGCTGGCTCGGGACAAGGAGGAGATGAAG GTGAAGCTGCTGGAGCTACAGGAGCTGGTGTTACGCTTGGTGAATGAGCGTAATGAATGGTATGGCAAGTTTGTGGCAGCCGCCCAGAACCCTGCTGGTGAGGCCCCTGCAGCACCCTCAGCTGCCCAGGAGCTTGGCACTGTCGATAGCCAAAACACTGCTCAGGATG ATCTCCACGAGGTGAGCCTCGCCGACAATGTGGAGCCTACCCAGGGAGAGGCCCTGCTGGGCCAGGCTAACCCTGAGAACCTCACTGCGCAGCAGATCATGCAGCTGCTGCGTGAAATTCAGAATCCCCAGGAGTACCCAGGCTTGGGCAACAACCCCTGCATCCCCTTCTTCTACCGGGCCGATGAAAACGACGAAGTGAAGGTCATGGTGATCTGA